One segment of Streptomyces sp. YIM 121038 DNA contains the following:
- a CDS encoding NADP-dependent oxidoreductase produces MHRTTTPTTMRAVSQDAAGAPDVLKVVTVRRPDPGRGEILVRVHAAGVNPADWKTRARGVFADGTAPPFTLGFDVSGVVEAVGDGVALFRPGDAVFGMPRFPHPAGAYAEYVTAPARHFAPRPEGLTHVQAGALPLAALTAWQALVDTAGVRPGQRVLIHAAAGGVGHLAVQIAKARGAHVIGTASAAKHALLRSLGADELIDHRTQDFAALLRDVDVVVDGIGGPHWARSLRTLRPGGTLVSLLPPDDAFPAREAEAAGVRAVFMLVEPDHGGLRAIASLVEEGLLRVLVDAVLPLEEAARAHALGERGRTTGKIVLSVAGT; encoded by the coding sequence ATGCACCGCACCACCACCCCCACCACCATGCGCGCCGTCTCCCAGGACGCCGCCGGAGCGCCGGACGTCCTCAAGGTCGTCACCGTGCGGCGACCGGATCCCGGCCGGGGCGAGATCCTGGTCCGGGTGCACGCGGCGGGCGTGAACCCCGCCGACTGGAAGACCCGCGCGCGGGGCGTGTTCGCCGACGGTACGGCGCCGCCCTTCACCCTCGGCTTCGACGTCTCCGGCGTGGTGGAGGCGGTCGGCGACGGCGTGGCGCTGTTCCGGCCGGGCGACGCGGTGTTCGGCATGCCGCGCTTCCCGCACCCGGCGGGCGCCTACGCCGAGTACGTCACCGCCCCGGCCCGGCACTTCGCGCCGCGTCCCGAGGGCCTGACCCACGTCCAGGCGGGCGCCCTGCCGCTGGCCGCGCTGACCGCGTGGCAGGCGCTGGTGGACACCGCGGGCGTCCGTCCGGGGCAGCGCGTCCTGATCCACGCCGCCGCGGGCGGAGTCGGCCATCTGGCCGTGCAGATCGCCAAGGCCCGCGGCGCGCACGTCATCGGCACGGCCAGTGCCGCCAAGCACGCGCTGCTGCGCTCGCTCGGCGCCGACGAGCTGATCGACCACCGCACCCAGGACTTCGCCGCGCTGCTCCGGGACGTCGACGTCGTCGTGGACGGCATCGGCGGCCCGCACTGGGCCCGGTCCCTGCGCACGCTGCGGCCCGGCGGCACGCTGGTCTCGCTCCTGCCGCCGGACGACGCCTTCCCCGCTCGGGAGGCCGAGGCGGCCGGGGTACGGGCGGTGTTCATGCTCGTCGAGCCCGACCACGGCGGCCTGCGCGCGATCGCCTCGCTGGTCGAGGAGGGCCTGCTGCGCGTGCTCGTCGACGCGGTCCTGCCGCTCGAAGAGGCCGCCCGGGCGCACGCGTTGGGCGAGCGGGGCCGGACGACCGGCAAGATCGTGCTCTCCGTCGCCGGGACGTGA
- a CDS encoding LysR substrate-binding domain-containing protein: MTIELRHLRAFLVIAEEGNVTRAAARLHVGQPALSRTLRQLEDHLGARLADRSTHHLELTAEGRTFRDKATAALAAVETALDPAGLTSRPLRLGHTWAALGDHTVALLRRWDETRPGVPLELLRVDDRTAGLTRGTVDAALLRGAVTAPGLRTELLRMEERVVVMPEDSPLAALPRLTLADLTDHPIALNTVSGTTTAELWPSAARPAATLEVTNTDEWLIAIAAGRAVGVTTSATPSNYAHPALVYRPLADAPPVPLVLAWREGLGHPAVPDLVTLVHEILATGATGTAGAVKAAGTT; the protein is encoded by the coding sequence ATGACCATTGAGCTGCGGCATCTGCGCGCCTTCCTCGTCATCGCCGAGGAGGGCAACGTCACCCGCGCCGCCGCCCGCCTCCACGTGGGCCAGCCCGCGCTCTCCCGCACCCTGCGCCAGCTGGAGGACCACCTCGGCGCCCGCCTCGCCGACCGCTCCACGCATCACCTGGAGCTGACCGCCGAGGGCCGTACGTTCCGCGACAAGGCCACCGCCGCGCTCGCCGCCGTCGAGACCGCCCTCGACCCGGCGGGGCTCACGAGCCGGCCGCTGCGCCTGGGGCACACCTGGGCGGCGCTCGGGGACCACACCGTCGCGCTGCTGCGCCGCTGGGACGAGACGCGCCCCGGCGTCCCCCTGGAGCTGCTGCGCGTCGACGACCGCACCGCGGGCCTCACCCGGGGCACGGTCGACGCGGCCCTGCTGCGCGGCGCGGTCACCGCGCCCGGACTGCGCACCGAACTCCTGCGGATGGAGGAGCGGGTGGTGGTCATGCCCGAGGACAGCCCCCTGGCGGCCCTCCCCCGGCTCACCCTGGCGGATCTGACGGACCATCCGATCGCGCTCAACACCGTCTCGGGCACCACCACGGCCGAGCTGTGGCCCTCGGCCGCCCGGCCCGCCGCGACCCTGGAGGTGACGAACACCGACGAGTGGCTCATCGCCATCGCCGCGGGCCGTGCCGTGGGCGTCACCACCTCGGCCACGCCGAGCAACTACGCGCACCCCGCGCTGGTCTACCGCCCCCTCGCGGACGCCCCGCCCGTCCCGCTCGTCCTCGCCTGGCGCGAGGGCCTCGGCCACCCGGCCGTCCCGGACCTGGTGACGCTCGTCCACGAGATCCTCGCGACCGGAGCGACCGGGACGGCAGGGGCAGTCAAGGCAGCCGGGACGACGTGA
- a CDS encoding transcriptional repressor, translated as MSDLLERLRGRGWRVTSQRRVVAEVLDGDHVHLTADEVHARAAERLPEISRATVYNTLGEMVSLGEVMEVSTDGRAKRYDPNAHHPHQHLVCSRCGTIRDVHPTGDPLSALPQEERFGFAVSGAEVTYRGLCPACAV; from the coding sequence ATGAGCGACCTGCTGGAGCGACTGCGCGGGCGTGGCTGGCGGGTGACCTCCCAGCGACGTGTCGTCGCCGAGGTCCTCGACGGCGACCACGTGCACCTCACGGCCGACGAGGTGCACGCGCGCGCGGCCGAGAGACTGCCAGAGATCTCCCGCGCGACCGTCTACAACACGCTGGGCGAGATGGTCTCCCTCGGTGAGGTCATGGAGGTCTCCACCGACGGCCGCGCCAAGCGTTACGACCCCAACGCGCACCACCCGCACCAGCACTTGGTCTGCTCCCGCTGCGGCACCATCCGCGACGTCCACCCGACGGGCGACCCGCTGTCCGCCCTGCCGCAGGAGGAGCGGTTCGGGTTCGCGGTCTCCGGCGCCGAGGTCACCTACCGGGGGCTGTGCCCGGCCTGCGCCGTCTGA
- a CDS encoding EamA family transporter: MPATTPAPATTPAPVPATAATTAAHTSPPAAATVTAPSAGTAAPAVLRRAAGRGTLGGVGLVLAGAVTVQFGSAVAALLFPRAGALGTVALRVTFAAVLLLVVTRPRLRGHTRTDWAVAGAYGLALGGMNVLFYQAIDRIPLGAAVTLEVLGPLLLSVVAARRAASLLWAGLALTGVFLLGQGGFGRLDAVGVAFALGAGAMWAAYIVFSARAGARFPRLDALALAMTVAMLVSLPLGIGAAGATLLEPGVLALGLVIAVMSSGIPYALELLALRRLPAATFAVLTSLSPALAALAGYLVLGQGLSPLQCAAIALVVAASVGAVRTGGR, translated from the coding sequence ATGCCAGCGACGACGCCTGCGCCAGCGACGACGCCCGCGCCTGTGCCCGCGACTGCGGCGACGACCGCGGCGCACACCTCGCCCCCGGCCGCGGCGACCGTGACGGCCCCGTCCGCCGGGACCGCCGCGCCCGCCGTCCTCCGGCGGGCCGCCGGGCGCGGCACCCTCGGCGGTGTCGGCCTGGTGCTCGCCGGGGCGGTGACGGTGCAGTTCGGGTCGGCCGTCGCGGCGCTCCTCTTCCCCCGCGCGGGGGCGCTCGGCACGGTCGCGCTGCGGGTGACGTTCGCCGCGGTGCTGCTGCTGGTCGTCACGCGGCCCCGGCTGCGCGGTCACACGCGTACCGACTGGGCGGTGGCGGGCGCCTACGGCCTCGCGCTCGGCGGCATGAACGTCCTCTTCTACCAGGCGATCGACCGGATCCCGCTGGGCGCGGCGGTCACCCTCGAAGTGCTCGGGCCGCTGCTGCTCTCGGTCGTCGCCGCGCGCCGCGCCGCCAGCCTGCTGTGGGCGGGGCTCGCGCTGACCGGGGTGTTCCTGCTGGGCCAGGGCGGGTTCGGCCGCCTCGACGCCGTGGGCGTGGCGTTCGCGCTGGGGGCCGGGGCGATGTGGGCGGCGTACATCGTCTTCAGCGCCCGCGCGGGGGCCCGCTTCCCGCGCCTGGACGCGCTGGCGCTCGCGATGACCGTCGCGATGCTGGTCAGCCTGCCGCTCGGCATCGGAGCCGCGGGCGCGACGCTGCTCGAACCGGGCGTGCTCGCGCTCGGCCTGGTGATCGCGGTGATGTCCTCGGGCATCCCGTACGCCCTGGAGCTGCTGGCCCTGCGCCGGCTGCCCGCGGCGACCTTCGCGGTCCTGACGAGCCTGTCACCCGCCCTGGCCGCGCTCGCCGGATACCTGGTCCTCGGCCAGGGCCTCTCGCCGCTCCAGTGCGCGGCGATCGCGCTGGTGGTGGCGGCGAGCGTGGGCGCGGTCCGCACGGGCGGGCGCTGA
- a CDS encoding VOC family protein: protein MDIKLQVNAIMLGVEDIARAKKFYVEGLGCEVEQDHPGFVRCGLGEGSSALVLYPREAAARDAGVPAEGAGFRGCSFHFVTGSREEVDEVMRAAVAAGGTAVKEATAAEWGGYDGYFSDPDGHLWKVATAA from the coding sequence ATGGACATCAAATTGCAGGTGAACGCCATCATGCTGGGCGTCGAGGACATCGCACGCGCCAAGAAGTTCTACGTCGAGGGGCTCGGCTGCGAGGTCGAGCAGGACCACCCCGGGTTCGTCAGGTGCGGCCTGGGGGAGGGCTCCTCGGCCCTCGTGCTCTACCCGCGGGAGGCGGCGGCGCGGGACGCCGGGGTCCCGGCCGAGGGGGCCGGGTTCCGCGGCTGCTCGTTCCACTTCGTCACCGGCTCGCGCGAGGAGGTGGACGAGGTGATGCGCGCCGCGGTGGCCGCGGGCGGCACCGCGGTCAAGGAGGCGACCGCGGCCGAGTGGGGCGGGTACGACGGCTACTTCAGCGACCCCGACGGCCATCTGTGGAAGGTCGCCACGGCGGCCTGA